The genomic DNA taataataataataataatatatcgTTGTTTTACATTTCACTTTCAGACTGTCATTTTACTGTAGAAATGGGAAATTGTTGTAATTTCGACCCACTCTACTGTAACGCACGTGAAGCGGCAGACCAATCAGATGACGGCGAGCCCACAGCCACCCGGATGTACTCCTGAAGTGCTTCCTCGTCAAAACACTGGCATGGTGGAACTATTGAGTGACTCAAGTGTTACAGTGACAGCTTTTTAAAACAGCTATGCCGGGCCCATACAAAGAAACAGACCTAACCGAGAGGGTCGAGGCGTTCCTGTCCGACCTGAAGCGCGGGGGGACCGGGGCAGGACCTCTCCGGGGCTCTGCGGAGACAGCCCGAGAAACGACAGCCCTGCTCCGCAAAATTACAGCCCAGGCTCGGTGGAGCAGTGCAGGTgctgaatgctgtttgttgtcgACACAGTGAAGTTAACTGCAGCGACAGCTGCCATTGTAGTCAAACaggctttgtttttaaatctggtATAACGCTGTAGTACATGACAAATAAGCTTTCTTTAGCTTTCCTTACATCTAAACAATACAGAATATACATATGTAAAATGTTGAACATGTAGAAAAAATGGTTGCTGATGTAAAATCATACACAAAAAATATTCTATCCCAAGATTTTGGTCTTTTGCAAACATCTTCTCGATTTCAGGTGATCTGATGGAAATAATCCGCAAAGACGGGAGGAGGatgacagcagctcagccctcaGAGACCACAGTGGGTAACATGATCAGACGGGTGCTGAAGATCATCAGAGAGGAATATGCCAGGTGAGGACGCCAAAACCTaccattttcaaaaaaaaaaaccatttggTCCTTTTTAATTTGATAGCAACGTGTCCCAAAAAAGTTCGGATGAGGAGAACAAAAAGCTGGAAAAGTAAGCAGTActaaaagtaaacagctggaggaacattttaAAACCAATTAGGTGAACTGGGAACAGGGAATTAACATGACTGGGTATAAAAGAGCATCTTAAAGAGGCAAAGTAAAGTAAAGATCAGCAGAGGTTCACCAGTCTGCAAAAGCCCTCCATAAATTGTTGATgaatttcagaataatgttcctCAACGTAAAAATGTGAACACTTTGAATATCGCATCATGAAAAGATTTTGAGAAACTCGAGAAGACTCTGTGCGCAAGGGAccagactgaaaaacaggaCTGGATGCCTGTTATATTCAGGCCCTCATATGGCACTGCATTTAAAACAGAcatgattctgtcatggaaattcACTGCATGGGATCAAGAGCACTTAAAGAAATTATTGTTTGTGTTCACCTGTGTTCATCCACAAGTGTATGTTAAAGCTATACCATGTAAAGAAGAAACCAAATGAAGTGAGTCAAAGTGGAAAACTCTTCTATGCATCATCAGTGCTGAAAACTATTTACAGGTTTTAGAGTAACATATGTTCCCATTCAGATATTGGTAAACTGCATCTTGTACAGCAGCATGGCTCTGTAGTAgaggtagggctgtgcgatatgaccaaaatctcatatcccgatataagaattctatcatcccgataacgatataaatcacaaaaatgtaacatttttgtaaattctgtgaatctcgggcagctcgacttgcggcaagtgtttccagctgcgcgtcatgtagctggagtcgagtgttttaaccgatgtatgaaactatacatttttagacataagttgtaacggctgccgttttctttgtgagtatttattacacagtgtGCCACGGGAAacagcctgttctaacgtttgagtctaaggtttattttttagcaccaggcggctcttttttacttctcatccgtaaataatctgctctttcacgtgattctgtttattttgaaaagtctcaacaggatcttgagctttattgtgaaaggtttatgtggaacataaacaagcggacacgcgatgctgttaccgtcgttgttgctaaccacaacgcataaaagcaggcgcttgtccgtctgtagtgtggttatataaaatataagagaaagagagaactttaagaaattaatatagccactacagtgaccatcaaaactatgaaaaaatattgctgtaaagagtttattttgcgacaccacgaaacaaacgatagcataaaatgaaacgataaatgtttttatatcgtcatccgatatatatcgttatatcgaacagccctaagtAGAGGTGCTTCAGCTCTGAGCTTCCCTTcctgcagtccagacctttGACTATCTGGAAACATTTTATGCGTGTTGAAGTAAAGTAAATGTGACAAAGAAAACCCAGGACTATCGAACAGCTAGAATCCTCCAGCATCCTCCAGCAGCTTTTCTCTTCATTTCCCAGATGTTTACAAACTATTTACAAACATGTCGCTGTCCCAACCTATTTGAGATGTGTTGCTGCCCTCAAATTGAAAACAAACTAATGAGCTGCAGTTTCAAGTTTTTTCTTCTGTCCCAGAAAACCATTTGACCTAACAGTTGAAGTTGAATCAATAGGCAGCCATGAAAAGCAAGTACAATCGTACCATATATTAAAGGATGAGAGTATGTTGCTTAGAAATACTTAAGCTACAGACGGCTGAaatactttgtgtttttggtgagatttgtgcttaactgtgtttttctttcagatcTCGGGGCAGCAGTGAAGAAGCAGACCAGGAATCCCTCCACAAGTTGCTGACCTCTGGGGGACTCAGCGAGGAGAACTTCAGGCAACCTTTTGCTCTCCTCAAATCCAACGTCATTGAGGCCATCAATGAGCTACTCACTGAACTGGGTAAGTTGCGTTATTACCAAGATAGCGTCagtttgtattttaaatcaCTCCAATTCTTGGTGCCCATCATTCTGTTTTTCAGAGGGAACGACCGACAACATTGCCATGCAGGCCCTGGAGCACATCCACTCTAATGAGGTCATCATGACGATCGGCCGCTCGCGCACCGTGGAGGCTTTCCTCAAAGATGCTGCACGCAAACGCAAGTTTCACGTCATTGTGGCAGAGTGTGCTCCTTTCTGCCAGGTAGCTCATCTACATCAGTCATAAAGGAAATATTAAATGTCTAACTTTAGATAGAAAACACAGTTCCTAATCTTATTTTTTCACCTCTCTACAGGGGCACGAAATGGCTACAAACCTCTCAAAGGCTGGCATCGAAACAACTGTGATCACAGATGCTGCCATATTTGCAGTCATGTCTCGAGTTAATAAGGTACTTAACGTTTTAAGGAGACGTTAGCGCAGTCATGTTAGAGCATGCAGGTGAACTTGTGTCATGATCTTTTTGCAGGTCATCATTGGAACACAGACAGTTCTAGCAAATGGAGGCCTGAGGGCCATCAACGGGACACACACACTGGCCCTTGCAGCTAAGCATCACTCCACACCTCTGATTGTTTGTGCTCCCATGTTCAAGCTCTCACCTCAGGTAAGAGATTACTCCAAAGTCCAAGTTATCTCCTTTCAACCCCCATAAATGATTAAACTCATACTTCTGTGAACATGATATGTCATATTTCAGTTTCCAAATGAAGAGGATACCTTCCATAAGTTTGTCTCCCCACATGAGGTGCTCCCATTCACTGAAGGTAACATTTGCAACAAAACTGACCTCAACCACGTGCCCACCTTTGGAAAATCCTTTTCAGATTTGGACATATCCTCtttgtcaggttttttttaaaataactcacatttttctgtttatatttcagGTGAGATTCTCTCAAAGGTGAATGTGCACTGTCCTGTGTTTGACTATGTCCCGCCCGAGCTCATCACACTGTTCATCTCCAACATCGGAGGACACGCACCGTCATACATCTACAGACTGATGAGTGAACTTTACCACCCAGAGGACCATGAACTTTAATCGGTGTATTTaacaaataaatagaaatgaatgaTTTTGCAGTGTAGTTTGTGTCTCTTTTGATGTGGTTTCATTTTTTGTACCTGAAGTCCCTTACAATAAAGAGAGAGCTGTTAAGAACAGCTGAGGTTATTGTGTAACACCAGTACAGATAAACGCTCATCATATCATAATGAATAACACTGACTTCCCTTTAATGGAACAATGGATTCAAACTAAGATGTGGAAACAGAGTCACATGATCCTGATGAACAGCAGACTGTAGTTGCAACTGTTGTCCAGGTGGAGGTGGTGTAGGACATGCAGAGCAGCAGGTTTGTGAGTATTTCTGATGGTGATAAGAAGAATAAGACTTGGAGAAAGTCAGATTTCATCACAATAGTCTCAGTGTGAACGTCTCCAAAGAGAGGTGAGAGTGGAACAATGGTAATCCTCTCCCTCTGGtgaatttttttcaaattattcaGGACTTCACAGTGTTGATGATTACAAAAGTGTAGAGAGATTACAAGCACACAACTAAGGTATATTTGGAATTAACACATGTTCATAATTTCAGTAGTAAAGtgatttctttttgtgtgtgtggggggggggggggggggggggagactaCAAACAGCAACCTGAAGGTCTGACAGATCATGGAAAAATTTCgctgtcagaagtgggattcgaacccacgcctccAGGGGAGACTGCGACCTGAACGCAGCGCCTTAGACCGCTCGGCCATCCTGACATACTaagtaattattttaaaatacaatatACAATTTCATTCAGTAATAGATGGCATTACAACCTGGCAAAAAGTATGATTGAATACTTTTTGGAAGGTTGTCACGACCTGACAGTATGATTGCTGCAACAGgggttccatggtgtaatggttagcactctggactcTGAATCCAGCCATCCGAGTTCAAATCTCGGTGGGACCTGATATTTGGGAGGTGTCTTCTCCGGCACTTTGAATTTCTGTATGAATTGTGTTTTCAGTGAACGCcgtataaaatcaagcagctAACTATGACGTCTGCCTTTACAAAACACTTGTCAATCACTAAAGAGTAGTACTAAAGAGCTGTCTGAAATTCAGTTGCACACCACACAAAGTTACAGAGTAAAAGTCACAAACACGCTGCTGACTCTCTAACCGCACAGCTCCAAACCTCTTCCGACCTCAAAGTCAGCACAGAAAGTGGGCGCCACGAGCTTCGTAGTATGTGTTtacatggctgaacagctgctATATTCGAACAAAAGCCTCCAGAGGAGACTGCGACCTGAACGCTTGGCGACCAAAAACCTGCACAAGTTATCATTACCTGACATGCAGTATGGTTTCACCTCTCAAAAAAACAGTCCCACCGAGACTTGAACTCTGATCGCTGGATTCAAAGTCTAGAGTGctaaccattacaccatggaaccTATGCAAAATCTTGCGAACTGTCAGGTCATGGCAACCTGCATAAAAGTATTCAGCCAAATGATCAGTATGGATGACATTGTAGATTATTGGCACTACGTTtccatggctgaacagctgctATATGTGTTATGAGAAGGATAATGTTTGTTTCTTCCAAAGTATCAGTGGTAACCTCCACCAAACTGACACTGCAATGGCAGAATGGCCGAGCGGTCTAAGGTGCTGCGTTCAGGTTGCAGTCTCCTTTGGAGGTGTGGTTTTGAATCCCACTTCCGACATTGACGCTTTACTCTTCTTGATATTGTGACAAAATGCTCTTGGGTTAACCACGAGCTTTCTAAAAACTTGCATATAACAATTGTGCACCATTCATTCCTCATCTTTGCTGCCCATCATTACAACTTTGCTAATGATGGGCAGCAGGTTAGTGTCATGATGTCACCTCAGACATGGTTAAAAGCCCTGTTAACGTAGCTGCTTGTCGCCGGGTGCGGTGGCGCATACCTGTAATCCAAGCTACCGGGAGGCTGAGGTTGGAGGATCGTTTGAGCACAGGagctctgagctgcagcaggctATGTCGATCGGGTGTCCGCACTAAGTTCGGCATCGATATGGTGATCCTGGGGGAGCCCGGGACCACCAGGTCACCTAAGGAGGGGTTCACCGGCCCAGGTCGGAGACGGAGCAGGTCAAAGCCCCCGTGTCGCTCAGTAGTGGGATCGCACCTGTGAATAGATGCTGTAGCGCAGCCTGAGCAATACAGCGAGACCCAATCTTTATACACATCCTTATACCTGTCTCTACCTCACACAGCAACCTCATCAGtccttctttgtctttttacagttttttctgaatgcttaaaccctaactgtgattcctgtagcacaatctctaaaactattcagacttatagcaaaaccactcactgagtttgcaaaactaaaagcacaaaaactgctttgctttgcttttttgaCCAAGCAAAAACATGACAGCCTTTTTAATAAGCCGAAGGACAGCgtatgtgtacgtgtgtgtttgtatattattgttttgtgtgTACACTGtcagaaatacaataaaaatgttgaaggaTTTTTACTCAGTGTTTACCATTTTCGCAAGTATCTGATTGAATTGATGACAGCCTGTCATATTTTCATGCCATGACATGGGATGGGACCAGTCCTTATTTTAGGCTAATTGGAGTCAATAAGAAAGATTGTTTCAACTTGCTGAAAGTTTTGACTTCACAAAATCAGGTTTTTAGCACATCAGTGTCAATGTGAGCACATTCAAAGATGCACCAGTAATCAGCTTCCTGTAGTGAATTTTATTAGAATTATGTAGAATGTTTTTACAGTGTACATCATTATAAAATCCACTACAGTTCAGGGATGAACGGTGCACAACTGTGATAAGCAAGTTGTGAGAAACCTCGTGGTTCAACCAAATTTCAAGTGTATGTTGTGACAATATGAAGAAGAGCAAAGCTTGaatgtcagaagtgggattcgaacccacgcctccAGAGGAGACTGCGACCTGAACGCAGCGCCTTAGACCGCTCGGCCATCCTGACGTACTACATGGGACTTTCGTGGAGGTTACAACTTTAGATAGTTGGGACGACACAAACGTTATACTCCACATAACACATATagcagctgttcagccatggaAACACATACTCGTGGCGCCCACTTTCTGTGCTGACTTTGAAGTCAGCTGTGCAGTTAGTGAGTCAGGGGAGTGTCTGTGACTTTTACGCACAAGCGCACCTCAGCACTCAGACACCCCACTCTGTAACTTTGTGTGGTGTACAACTGAATTTCAGACAGCTCTTTAATACCACATAGTGATTGACAAGTGTTTGTAAAGGGAGAGGTCAAGGTTtgctgcttgattttatacacctctcACTGGAAACACAATTATAGCACAGTTTTGGTGTCCCAGAGAAGACGCTCAAATGTTTCACATCCCAATCAGCGGATAAAAAAACTCAGGTCCCACCGAGATTTGAACTCGGATGGCTGGATTCAgagtccagagtgctaaccattacaccatggaacccCTGTGAGAGTGTGTGAACTGCCTGATCATGGCAACCTGCCAAAAAGTATTCAGCCAATatgtaatatatatgtatatatatatatagttttatatactgttgaTTATAAGAtgaaaaatctatttaaaaaaatagagaaATTATCCCAGTAAAATGCAACACAGTCCCTTCCCTGGCAATCTTTCACCATACACTCAAAGAAATGatgtaaagaaaacatttactttACCCTGAAATCCTGACTCATGCCTGTACTGAAGTTGTGCACAGTTCacttctaaaacaaaaaaacccttttttACATGACAGTCAAAGCTGTGATCATAAGATGCAAATATTAAACCCAAAGGTTACCTGAATGAAtttcctagtttgagtttgtcTCCACCTGCTGGGCATCAGAAGTGTTTAGGATGGAGGATGTATTTGCAGCTGTCctgcaggtggaggtggtgtAGGACAAGCAGATcagcaggtttgtgagtgtgtttAACGTcaattaaaaagacaaagaaggaCTGATGAGGTTGCTGTGTGAGGTAGAGACAGGTATAAGGGTGTATATAAAGATTGGGTCTCGCTGTATTGCTCAGTCTGCGCTACAGCATCTATTCACAGGCGCGATCCCACTACTGAGCAGCACGGGGGCTTTGACCTGCTCCGTCTCCGACCTGGGCCGGTGCACCCCTCTTTAGACGACCTGGTGGTCCCGGGCTCCCCCAGGATCACCATATCGATGCCGAACTTAGCGCGGACACCCGATTGACACagcctgctgcagctcagagctCCTGTGCTCAAACGATCCTCCAACCTCAGCCTCCCAGTAACTTGGATGACAGGCACGCGCCACCGCACCTGGCGAGAAGCAGCTACGTTCACAGGAAGTTTTACTTTCATTCATGTGAGCTCATCAGGTTAGTGGCCATCATCAGCCAAGATGAAATgctgtaaaagtaaaaaacctAATCATTTCAAAATGAGGAAGTCAGCACAGTAATaacaggttgttgttttttgttgggtttttttttttgaccaagCAAAAACATGACAGCCTTTTTAATAAGCCGAAGGACAGCgtatgtgtacgtgtgtgtttgtatattattgttttgtgtgTACACTGtcagaaatacaataaaaatgttgaaggaTTTTTACTCAGTGTTTACCATTTTCGCAAGTATCTGATTGAATTGATGACAGCCTGTCATATTTTCATGCCATGACATGGGATGGGACCAGTCCTTATTTTAGGCTAATTGGAGTCAATAAGAAAGATTGTTTCAACTTGCTGAAAGTTTTGACTTCACAAAATCAGGTTTTTAGCACATCAGTGTCAATGTGAGCACATTCAAAGATGCACACATTTAGTTGTGCACCAGTAATCAGCTTCCTGTAGTGAATTTTATTAGAATTATGTAGAATGTTTTTACAGTGTACATCATTATAAAATCCACTACAGTTCAGGGATGAACGGTGCACAACTGT from Maylandia zebra isolate NMK-2024a linkage group LG15, Mzebra_GT3a, whole genome shotgun sequence includes the following:
- the eif2b2 gene encoding translation initiation factor eIF2B subunit beta, which translates into the protein MPGPYKETDLTERVEAFLSDLKRGGTGAGPLRGSAETARETTALLRKITAQARWSSAGDLMEIIRKDGRRMTAAQPSETTVGNMIRRVLKIIREEYARSRGSSEEADQESLHKLLTSGGLSEENFRQPFALLKSNVIEAINELLTELEGTTDNIAMQALEHIHSNEVIMTIGRSRTVEAFLKDAARKRKFHVIVAECAPFCQGHEMATNLSKAGIETTVITDAAIFAVMSRVNKVIIGTQTVLANGGLRAINGTHTLALAAKHHSTPLIVCAPMFKLSPQFPNEEDTFHKFVSPHEVLPFTEGEILSKVNVHCPVFDYVPPELITLFISNIGGHAPSYIYRLMSELYHPEDHEL